Proteins found in one Sporosarcina sp. FSL K6-3457 genomic segment:
- a CDS encoding XRE family transcriptional regulator, whose amino-acid sequence MSAFIRKEQIAEHLALFIRLRGYSKSSFAKKVNLSRPTINQILIGNSPNETIFNKQIKEIELAFQLPAGYFLATPQIESSMWPSPSLQFSDHLQDERESKNVQAQLLDELEDLLDIASLYL is encoded by the coding sequence ATGAGTGCTTTTATAAGGAAGGAACAAATTGCAGAGCATTTAGCTCTATTTATCCGTTTAAGAGGCTATTCGAAATCATCCTTCGCAAAGAAGGTTAATCTCTCACGACCAACAATCAATCAAATTTTAATTGGAAACAGTCCAAACGAAACAATATTCAACAAACAAATAAAGGAAATTGAATTGGCTTTTCAATTACCAGCAGGCTATTTTTTAGCAACACCCCAAATTGAATCATCTATGTGGCCCTCCCCATCATTACAGTTTTCCGATCATTTGCAAGATGAACGTGAAAGTAAAAATGTTCAAGCACAGCTGTTAGATGAATTAGAAGATCTATTGGACATAGCTTCGCTATATCTGTAA
- a CDS encoding ImmA/IrrE family metallo-endopeptidase, with the protein MRITQENLDDIIIRNQQIKDEIKRLIVYVDTTFKEIRIQSAEKQALQILRQHYFIQIPIEDQDFGGAIKVLPNGKKLFIINTAQPRVYQYFIYWHEIYHLLENGTDSHIITLDFDMKERKADYFAAQMLLGSDLYRYFMNLSKPNDFIEKVMFCIDMFKAPFKAILIQLYESAIAEGNTSLRKEIQTHFDRRFSQDEMESYFNRLNLDLSLIQPSKILDMDIMVKAIKEKSDNYPEVNMYKEHLEKIERFIANVAKSK; encoded by the coding sequence TTGCGCATTACACAAGAAAACCTGGACGATATTATCATACGAAATCAACAAATTAAAGATGAAATTAAGCGGTTGATTGTATATGTAGATACAACTTTTAAAGAGATACGAATCCAATCAGCTGAAAAACAAGCATTACAAATTTTACGCCAACATTATTTTATCCAAATTCCGATTGAAGATCAGGATTTCGGTGGAGCTATTAAAGTCTTACCAAATGGTAAGAAGCTATTTATCATTAATACTGCGCAGCCGCGAGTGTATCAGTATTTTATTTATTGGCATGAGATTTATCACTTATTAGAAAACGGTACAGATTCACATATCATTACATTAGACTTTGATATGAAAGAGCGAAAAGCGGATTATTTTGCAGCACAAATGCTTTTGGGGAGTGACCTGTATCGTTATTTTATGAATTTATCCAAGCCTAATGACTTTATTGAAAAAGTTATGTTTTGCATTGATATGTTTAAAGCACCTTTCAAGGCTATTCTTATTCAATTGTACGAATCGGCAATTGCTGAAGGAAATACGTCATTAAGAAAAGAAATTCAAACACATTTTGATAGGCGTTTTTCACAAGATGAAATGGAGTCTTATTTTAATCGATTAAATCTAGATCTTTCATTAATTCAGCCTAGTAAAATTTTGGATATGGATATTATGGTGAAAGCCATTAAAGAAAAAAGCGACAATTACCCTGAAGTAAATATGTATAAAGAGCACCTAGAGAAAATTGAAAGATTTATAGCCAATGTGGCAAAATCAAAATAA
- a CDS encoding GNAT family N-acetyltransferase: MERLVIQKATLKDATLIHSIQLKAFKPLLDKYHDFDTSPANETMQRTKDRLQQKQTDYYLIVYDKITVGAIRIVRKDNRRYRVSPIFILPEHQGKGIASATMQVTESLYEDAVIWELDTILEEQKLCGLYEKLGYCKTGKVTKMNERMTIVFYEKKLV; this comes from the coding sequence TTGGAGCGGTTAGTTATTCAGAAGGCAACTCTCAAGGATGCAACATTAATCCATTCAATACAATTGAAAGCATTTAAGCCATTGTTAGATAAGTATCATGACTTTGACACGAGTCCTGCAAATGAAACGATGCAACGGACGAAAGATCGCTTACAACAAAAACAAACGGATTATTATCTCATTGTCTACGACAAGATTACAGTTGGTGCGATACGAATTGTCAGAAAAGATAATCGACGATATCGGGTTTCTCCGATTTTCATTCTACCTGAACATCAAGGAAAAGGAATTGCATCAGCAACCATGCAAGTAACTGAGAGCTTGTATGAAGACGCTGTGATTTGGGAACTAGATACGATTTTAGAAGAACAAAAACTGTGTGGGTTGTACGAAAAGCTGGGGTATTGCAAGACGGGGAAAGTCACAAAAATGAATGAGCGAATGACTATTGTATTTTATGAGAAAAAGCTAGTATGA
- a CDS encoding CPBP family intramembrane glutamic endopeptidase, translated as MKKLTLLLVGPTIMIFIGLIICKSVLITFALFYSWLLFVPLFSSIRNKQQKFNLKNQFSRQSIVVGLISGVISLLAIYGAVTVLKDTVFDLAALRQLLMDWNFTGDKVIWLVLVLIFINPFLEELYWREFMHKRLESKVSIAKTVIITSFFYSLYHLVSLIFIFTFPFNFIAVIPVFLAGLLWGYFRYKLNSITAPIVSHILADLGIMLVYLSYIL; from the coding sequence ATGAAAAAACTAACACTCTTATTAGTAGGACCCACAATCATGATTTTCATAGGTTTAATCATCTGCAAAAGTGTCCTCATTACTTTTGCACTCTTTTACAGCTGGCTACTATTCGTTCCACTCTTCAGCTCAATTAGGAATAAACAACAAAAATTTAATCTGAAAAACCAATTCAGTCGCCAATCTATTGTAGTTGGCCTAATAAGTGGAGTTATTTCTTTACTAGCCATTTATGGTGCAGTGACAGTACTAAAAGATACTGTATTCGACCTTGCTGCACTGCGTCAGTTATTAATGGATTGGAATTTCACAGGAGATAAAGTCATTTGGCTAGTCCTCGTTCTCATTTTCATCAACCCTTTTTTAGAAGAGCTATACTGGAGAGAATTTATGCACAAGCGCCTTGAAAGTAAAGTTAGTATAGCAAAAACAGTTATCATTACATCATTTTTTTATAGTCTTTATCACTTAGTATCACTCATTTTCATCTTCACATTTCCATTCAATTTCATCGCTGTCATTCCCGTGTTTTTAGCAGGTCTCTTGTGGGGCTATTTCAGATACAAATTAAATTCTATCACGGCTCCAATTGTCAGCCATATCCTTGCTGACTTAGGAATTATGTTGGTGTACTTGAGTTATATTTTGTAG
- a CDS encoding DEAD/DEAH box helicase, with protein MTPKKILDICGNSSFKRGEAFHRSGKVTIEQYTGTHCQATVAGTESFYVTIDDDGEDGIRTECSCPSLPFYPHKCQHVAAVMHAIIGFDEPTITDGLLSLFNEKPLRSTGHQLHFEDREVLDLLFTWMPVAVKGGHMLGIEIQIGLVPVQHIRRFLREINERKSAALSSTFMFDSNRHCFLREADAVLQQLIRMNQEDKVYIIDQTISPQTLLIPPTSWEVLLPFLNSAPLVRLGHDGKCMSGLPLSNETLPVQFRFDRLEGKGHYLEINGLAQLLILQDYHSVLCNGQLFQLDNEDCKRLTDLKQMVETSGARQLPISNEQIGFFIEKVVPGLRRIGEVQLAETVLDKLVKSPLQAMLYIDRVNNRLLASLEFHYEHLVINPLTEGDLPTGSVLVRDLEKEENILAFMKESSFTEYDEGYLLHNEELEYEFLQHILPKLQKLVKVYATTAIKNRIFRGHAHPRIRVKSPEERTNWLEFKFELDGIPDKQIREVLEALEEKRKYYRLRDGTLLSLETKEFEEIQRFLDEVPEGLDDLEKGLSVPMGRGIRFLAGADEDGMFSIEASARQFFEHLLNPDSTGIEVPWQLATVLRDYQKQGYQWMKTLASHNLGGVLADDMGLGKTLQSIAFILSVLPEIRETKRRVLIVCPSSLTYNWLSEFQKFTPDINAIVMDGPKKVRTKQRTELEGTDVVITSYPLIRQDIQWFEKQDFLTIFFDEAQAFKNPFTQTARAVKKLQADNRFALTGTPVENSVEELWSIFHVVFPELFMGLREYSELTPKAIARRIRPFLLRRLKEDVLAELPGKIESMETAELLPEQKELYAAYLAKLRHDTLKHLDKNTLQKNKIQILAGLTRLRQICCHPALFVDGYQGGSAKFEQLKQLIEESKLAGRRVLIFSQFTKMLGIIGKELAVNGTPFFYLDGQTPSEDRLDICNRFNAGERDLFLISLKAGGAGLNLTGADTVILYDLWWNPAVEEQAADRAHRMGQKRVVHVIKLVARGTIEDKMNELQDKKRDLIEEIIDPKDKASTLLTDDDIRELLEI; from the coding sequence ATCACCCCCAAAAAAATCCTAGACATATGCGGAAACAGTTCATTTAAAAGAGGCGAAGCCTTTCATCGTTCGGGGAAGGTGACGATTGAACAGTATACCGGCACGCATTGCCAAGCGACTGTGGCGGGAACGGAAAGCTTTTATGTCACGATTGACGATGATGGGGAAGATGGTATTCGTACGGAATGCAGTTGTCCATCGCTTCCTTTCTATCCGCATAAATGCCAGCATGTCGCTGCGGTCATGCATGCCATTATTGGATTTGATGAGCCCACGATAACTGACGGACTACTTTCCCTTTTCAATGAAAAGCCTCTGCGATCAACTGGGCATCAGCTTCACTTTGAAGACCGGGAAGTACTTGATCTACTGTTCACGTGGATGCCTGTCGCCGTTAAGGGCGGACATATGCTTGGCATCGAAATTCAAATCGGCTTAGTTCCTGTGCAGCATATCCGGAGATTTTTGAGAGAGATAAATGAAAGAAAATCTGCTGCCCTTTCGTCAACTTTTATGTTTGATTCGAACCGCCATTGTTTTCTGCGCGAAGCGGATGCTGTTCTTCAACAGCTCATTCGGATGAACCAGGAGGATAAGGTGTACATAATCGACCAGACCATTAGTCCGCAAACGTTACTTATCCCGCCTACATCATGGGAAGTCCTACTGCCGTTTTTGAACAGTGCACCTTTAGTAAGGTTGGGGCACGATGGCAAGTGCATGTCCGGATTGCCTCTTTCAAATGAAACATTGCCGGTACAATTCCGTTTTGACAGACTGGAAGGCAAGGGTCATTATTTAGAAATTAACGGATTGGCCCAGCTTCTTATCCTCCAGGATTATCATTCTGTCCTCTGCAATGGGCAATTGTTTCAACTGGACAATGAGGATTGCAAGCGTCTCACGGATCTCAAGCAGATGGTCGAAACCTCAGGAGCCCGTCAACTGCCGATTTCTAATGAACAAATTGGCTTTTTCATAGAAAAGGTTGTCCCAGGATTGCGCAGGATTGGTGAAGTTCAGCTAGCTGAAACAGTTTTGGACAAACTGGTGAAATCTCCGCTGCAGGCCATGCTGTACATCGATCGGGTAAATAATCGCCTGCTTGCAAGCCTAGAATTTCATTATGAGCATCTCGTCATTAATCCTTTAACAGAAGGGGATTTGCCGACAGGTTCGGTACTCGTTCGTGACTTAGAAAAAGAAGAAAATATCCTGGCGTTCATGAAAGAAAGTTCGTTTACGGAATACGATGAAGGGTATTTATTGCATAATGAAGAACTAGAGTATGAATTTCTACAGCATATCCTTCCGAAATTGCAAAAGCTCGTGAAGGTATATGCGACGACAGCGATTAAGAATCGGATTTTCAGAGGACATGCTCATCCACGGATTCGTGTAAAATCACCGGAAGAGCGCACAAACTGGCTCGAATTCAAATTTGAATTGGACGGTATACCAGATAAGCAAATACGTGAAGTGCTTGAAGCATTGGAGGAAAAGCGGAAATATTATCGTTTGCGAGATGGGACCCTTCTTTCATTAGAAACAAAGGAATTTGAAGAAATTCAACGTTTTTTGGATGAAGTTCCTGAAGGGCTGGATGACTTGGAAAAAGGTTTGTCCGTTCCGATGGGGCGTGGAATCCGCTTCCTTGCGGGTGCCGATGAGGATGGAATGTTCTCTATAGAAGCATCGGCGCGCCAGTTTTTTGAACATCTCCTGAATCCTGATAGCACGGGAATTGAAGTTCCGTGGCAATTGGCAACGGTTCTTCGCGATTATCAAAAACAGGGCTATCAGTGGATGAAAACCCTGGCATCCCATAACTTAGGGGGTGTACTGGCGGATGATATGGGACTTGGCAAAACATTGCAGAGCATTGCATTCATATTGTCCGTGCTCCCCGAAATTCGTGAGACAAAACGGCGTGTTTTAATTGTTTGTCCTTCTTCTTTAACGTATAACTGGCTAAGTGAATTCCAGAAATTCACACCTGATATAAATGCAATTGTCATGGATGGGCCAAAAAAGGTGAGGACAAAACAGCGGACTGAACTGGAAGGTACAGATGTTGTGATTACCTCCTATCCACTCATTCGCCAGGATATTCAATGGTTTGAGAAACAAGATTTCCTAACAATCTTTTTTGACGAGGCGCAGGCATTCAAAAATCCGTTTACGCAAACAGCACGTGCAGTGAAAAAATTGCAGGCTGACAATCGTTTTGCGCTGACGGGCACCCCTGTTGAAAATTCAGTGGAAGAGCTATGGTCCATCTTTCACGTTGTATTTCCCGAACTATTCATGGGGTTACGTGAGTATAGTGAACTCACACCGAAAGCAATAGCCCGTCGAATTCGACCATTTTTACTACGGAGGCTGAAAGAAGATGTCCTCGCGGAGTTGCCAGGAAAAATCGAGTCAATGGAGACAGCAGAGTTGCTTCCCGAACAGAAGGAGCTCTATGCCGCCTATTTGGCAAAGCTACGTCACGATACGTTAAAGCATTTGGATAAGAACACGCTCCAAAAGAATAAAATTCAAATACTTGCTGGACTGACCCGATTGCGACAAATTTGTTGTCACCCCGCATTGTTTGTGGATGGCTATCAAGGAGGTTCGGCAAAGTTTGAGCAGTTGAAACAGCTAATTGAGGAATCGAAGCTCGCAGGCAGAAGGGTATTGATCTTCTCGCAATTTACAAAAATGCTTGGCATTATCGGTAAGGAGTTAGCGGTGAACGGGACCCCATTTTTCTATTTGGATGGCCAAACTCCTTCAGAAGATCGACTGGACATATGCAATCGATTTAACGCAGGAGAACGTGACTTATTTTTGATTTCATTGAAAGCGGGCGGAGCTGGTCTCAATTTGACGGGGGCTGACACGGTTATCCTGTACGATCTTTGGTGGAATCCAGCAGTGGAAGAACAGGCCGCGGACCGTGCCCACCGCATGGGGCAAAAACGGGTTGTCCATGTCATCAAACTAGTTGCGCGAGGAACGATTGAGGATAAAATGAATGAATTGCAGGACAAGAAAAGAGATTTGATTGAAGAAATCATTGATCCGAAAGATAAGGCGAGCACATTGTTAACTGATGATGATATTCGAGAGTTGTTGGAAATATAA
- a CDS encoding nuclease-related domain-containing protein, with the protein MKEKTSSLKAIGLEALLRRLPENHPRYADIGNALRKNRAGDNGERILADIFQKYQFPFEHYIFHDLNLQSTGKFQIDTLFLFKQGAAILEMKNIAGRISFPDEYNQIMRTLENGQVDSFECPSIQLECNKMMLEDWFHAHQISIPIYQAVVFPRPQQQFENSRKNLTLLFPLEIPIYLRKLSSHHPTIDFLQLKDIAKKLIITHQEYDPFPLTHRYSIHPSELLTGVHCIQCGLHGMHSIYNGWGCQQCGNVDPHAHVQALVEYFMLIDYRISNKECRHFLQLDNQQKAKRILGQLEIPSIGEKRGRFYVANLKVIRDLWELVESKVPK; encoded by the coding sequence ATGAAGGAAAAAACAAGTTCTTTAAAGGCAATCGGACTAGAAGCATTGCTGCGAAGGCTGCCAGAGAATCACCCACGTTATGCGGATATAGGGAATGCACTAAGAAAGAACCGTGCAGGTGACAATGGTGAAAGAATACTAGCAGATATTTTTCAGAAGTATCAATTCCCTTTTGAGCATTACATCTTTCATGATTTGAATCTACAATCCACTGGCAAATTTCAAATTGATACACTTTTTCTCTTTAAACAAGGTGCGGCCATCCTAGAAATGAAAAATATTGCAGGTCGAATCAGTTTCCCCGATGAATATAATCAAATTATGCGAACCTTGGAAAACGGACAAGTTGACTCTTTTGAATGTCCATCAATCCAGCTAGAGTGCAATAAAATGATGTTAGAAGATTGGTTTCATGCACATCAGATATCTATACCCATTTATCAAGCAGTGGTTTTCCCCAGGCCACAGCAGCAATTCGAAAATTCTCGTAAGAACTTGACTCTCCTTTTCCCCCTTGAGATTCCTATTTATCTTCGGAAACTCAGCTCACATCATCCAACTATCGATTTTCTTCAATTGAAAGACATTGCGAAAAAACTTATAATTACCCATCAGGAGTATGATCCATTTCCACTTACGCATAGATATAGCATTCATCCATCTGAATTGCTTACAGGAGTCCACTGTATTCAATGTGGTTTGCATGGAATGCACTCGATTTACAATGGATGGGGTTGCCAACAATGCGGTAATGTTGATCCGCATGCTCATGTCCAAGCTTTAGTAGAATACTTCATGTTGATAGATTACCGTATTTCCAATAAAGAATGTCGGCACTTTCTACAGCTAGATAACCAACAAAAAGCTAAACGGATTTTAGGTCAACTAGAGATTCCTAGCATAGGTGAAAAAAGAGGAAGATTCTATGTGGCGAATCTTAAAGTAATTAGAGATCTGTGGGAACTAGTCGAGTCAAAGGTCCCAAAATGA
- a CDS encoding Crp/Fnr family transcriptional regulator, with the protein MEQLKETIRKFRIFKDLCDKEVEPFLEIIKKKKFDDKSMVFMHDNPITHVYFVGAGKVKVFRNDIAGKEQIVCVKQPGDMFPHVGFFRKGDYPAHAQVIEDTELYFISIQDFEEVLMANPHLAIKLFSVLGDQIVDVQQRLEEMALRSTNERILLLLLRLSETHKEEQVDGWIKLNTKFTNSDLANMIGTTRESVNRMISHLRKEQGIKLVEGSYFIYPEKVQEELSM; encoded by the coding sequence TTGGAACAGTTAAAAGAGACGATTAGAAAGTTTAGAATTTTTAAAGACTTATGCGATAAAGAAGTTGAGCCGTTCCTGGAAATCATAAAAAAGAAGAAATTTGACGATAAAAGCATGGTCTTCATGCATGATAATCCAATTACTCATGTGTATTTCGTCGGTGCTGGGAAAGTGAAAGTGTTCAGAAATGATATCGCGGGGAAAGAACAAATTGTTTGTGTCAAGCAGCCTGGGGATATGTTTCCGCATGTTGGTTTTTTCCGTAAAGGCGATTATCCTGCACATGCGCAAGTCATTGAGGATACAGAGCTTTATTTTATTTCGATTCAAGATTTTGAAGAGGTGCTAATGGCGAATCCACATTTGGCGATTAAATTATTCAGTGTATTGGGCGACCAGATTGTAGATGTTCAGCAACGGCTTGAGGAAATGGCGCTACGTAGTACGAATGAAAGAATCCTATTGCTTCTTTTACGTCTAAGTGAGACGCATAAAGAGGAGCAGGTTGATGGTTGGATTAAACTAAATACAAAATTTACAAATTCAGACCTTGCTAATATGATTGGAACGACGAGGGAGTCCGTCAATCGTATGATTTCACATTTGAGAAAAGAACAAGGGATTAAGTTAGTGGAAGGCAGTTACTTTATTTATCCTGAAAAGGTACAAGAGGAACTATCGATGTAA
- a CDS encoding cytochrome C oxidase subunit II, translating to MGAQKVNIEDKEKHEQEHSLKGTVFSVGVVGAVILAMWVLLFVLYMGRV from the coding sequence ATGGGAGCTCAAAAAGTGAACATCGAAGATAAGGAAAAGCATGAACAAGAACATTCACTAAAGGGAACAGTATTTTCCGTAGGTGTTGTAGGGGCAGTTATTCTCGCAATGTGGGTTTTGCTATTCGTATTATACATGGGAAGAGTATAG
- a CDS encoding cytochrome c oxidase subunit II, producing the protein MKMHRYEELWLIISGGMLVIFMLITGYQTFALGMGPPSHKETLDPQKVDQTAPFDNPGVYDRGDNEYEVIMTLQTFGFTPSNIEVPAGANVTFTMTSKDVVHGFQVVGTNLNAMVMPGYIQKITQKFDKPGEYLVLCNEYCGIGHQMMSTTITVK; encoded by the coding sequence ATGAAAATGCACCGTTATGAAGAATTATGGCTCATCATAAGTGGCGGCATGTTGGTTATCTTCATGTTAATCACGGGATATCAAACATTCGCACTAGGCATGGGACCACCGAGTCATAAAGAAACACTGGATCCACAAAAGGTTGACCAAACCGCACCATTTGATAACCCAGGTGTTTACGATCGGGGCGACAATGAGTATGAAGTCATTATGACGTTACAAACATTTGGCTTTACACCAAGCAATATCGAAGTACCTGCGGGTGCAAATGTAACATTTACAATGACTTCAAAAGATGTTGTTCACGGATTCCAAGTAGTGGGCACCAACTTGAATGCGATGGTTATGCCAGGATACATTCAAAAAATTACACAGAAATTTGATAAGCCTGGTGAATATTTAGTGTTATGTAATGAGTACTGCGGAATTGGTCACCAGATGATGAGTACAACAATTACGGTGAAATAA
- a CDS encoding cbb3-type cytochrome c oxidase subunit I — protein MATAQSLKQKTNKILGVNTQDAKLSKSYMFVAFIALLIGGFLGLAQGLERAGLIQLPSWFTYYQVLTAHGVLLVLVLTAFFTIGYFYAGLSHTLGGLLPKVRTMGWIGFWMKIVGFVIAVIPILLNKATVLYTFYPPMAASPFFYIGLAFIVLGVWVCAFGAFINVATWRKQNPGQSIPILAFFATGVFVLLFFGSIGVTIEVVMLIFWSAGLLETINVMVSRTLFWAFGHTLVNIWYLTAVSAWYVIVPKIIGGRRFSDTLTRVVVILLVITNIPGGFHHQIVDPGMAETLKFLHVFMSLSIGLPSLMTAFAMFSVFERTGRRKGGKGLLGWYKKLPWGDVRFLAPMIAMIAFIPAGAGGIAQTTNQLNQVVHNTLWVVGHFHLTVGTSVILTFFGISYWLVPYLSKRVLTPAMNKLGVIQTIIWTAGMLFMSGSMHWVGLLGSPRRTSYTTYGDNATALGWDPYMILLAVGGTLLIIGVVLQVYAVFNMMFLAPKGVTEFPIAEPEENETKTPLWTDRWGLWIIIMLLVVSMGYVVPLVDLIVNAPPGSPPIKTW, from the coding sequence ATGGCAACAGCACAGTCTCTGAAACAAAAAACGAATAAGATATTGGGCGTTAACACGCAGGATGCGAAGTTATCGAAATCATATATGTTTGTAGCATTTATAGCATTATTAATAGGTGGATTTTTAGGGTTGGCACAAGGTCTGGAACGCGCAGGTCTTATCCAATTACCATCATGGTTTACCTATTATCAAGTGCTAACGGCACACGGAGTGCTACTCGTTCTTGTATTAACAGCGTTTTTCACAATCGGTTACTTTTATGCGGGGCTTTCCCATACGCTAGGCGGACTTCTACCGAAAGTGAGGACGATGGGCTGGATCGGCTTTTGGATGAAAATTGTAGGGTTCGTCATCGCAGTTATTCCGATTCTGCTGAATAAAGCAACAGTGCTCTATACATTTTACCCACCAATGGCAGCTTCACCATTCTTCTATATTGGATTAGCTTTCATTGTATTGGGTGTCTGGGTATGTGCATTTGGAGCATTTATTAACGTAGCGACTTGGAGAAAGCAGAATCCAGGACAAAGTATTCCAATTCTGGCATTCTTCGCAACAGGTGTATTTGTACTATTATTCTTTGGTAGTATCGGTGTCACAATTGAAGTTGTTATGCTGATTTTCTGGTCAGCTGGCTTACTTGAAACCATCAATGTCATGGTCAGCCGCACACTGTTTTGGGCTTTCGGCCATACGCTAGTTAATATTTGGTATCTAACAGCTGTATCTGCTTGGTATGTCATTGTACCGAAAATAATTGGCGGTAGACGCTTTAGTGATACGTTAACACGTGTCGTCGTCATTCTCTTAGTCATCACAAACATCCCGGGTGGATTCCACCACCAAATTGTGGACCCAGGAATGGCAGAAACATTGAAATTCTTACACGTCTTTATGAGTTTATCAATCGGTTTACCATCTCTTATGACTGCGTTCGCGATGTTCTCAGTATTTGAACGCACAGGTAGAAGAAAAGGTGGTAAAGGACTACTTGGTTGGTATAAAAAATTGCCGTGGGGAGATGTTCGCTTCCTAGCACCGATGATCGCGATGATTGCTTTCATCCCAGCAGGAGCGGGTGGTATTGCGCAAACGACGAACCAATTGAACCAAGTTGTTCACAATACATTATGGGTAGTTGGACACTTCCACTTAACAGTAGGTACATCCGTTATTCTCACATTCTTCGGAATTAGTTATTGGCTAGTCCCTTACTTATCCAAACGGGTGCTAACACCGGCGATGAATAAATTAGGGGTTATCCAAACGATTATTTGGACGGCAGGTATGCTGTTCATGTCCGGTTCTATGCACTGGGTTGGCCTACTAGGCTCACCACGTCGTACATCTTATACAACATACGGTGATAACGCAACGGCACTTGGTTGGGATCCATATATGATCCTACTCGCTGTCGGTGGAACACTACTCATCATCGGTGTTGTGCTCCAAGTATATGCGGTCTTCAATATGATGTTCCTAGCACCAAAAGGCGTAACAGAATTCCCAATTGCTGAGCCAGAGGAAAACGAAACAAAAACACCACTTTGGACAGATCGTTGGGGACTATGGATTATCATTATGCTGTTAGTCGTATCTATGGGCTATGTCGTTCCGTTAGTAGACTTAATTGTAAATGCACCACCAGGTTCGCCGCCAATTAAAACTTGGTAA
- a CDS encoding SCO family protein has protein sequence MNNKRYNALATILVLVFGFVLFYVGTDQFSAFTAETARVNKLVEEKPQFPDVTFEDSEGRTYSIDEFKGKYVFITFIYSMCTTVCIDMEMNMDQVYELIPEKYMGKDIQFLSISFDPERDDPERLDAYKNIFTNSDGELWRMARIENQAELDFLLDEFGVIVIPDEYGNFAHNSAFYVVDRQGTLVEVLDYKKIEEAANTVISILDEEAGV, from the coding sequence ATGAACAACAAGCGATATAATGCATTAGCAACAATCCTCGTTCTAGTTTTTGGCTTTGTCTTATTTTATGTAGGAACAGATCAATTCAGTGCGTTTACTGCGGAAACGGCGCGAGTGAACAAGTTAGTGGAGGAAAAACCACAATTTCCTGATGTTACATTTGAGGATAGTGAAGGGCGAACTTATTCAATTGATGAATTTAAAGGGAAATATGTTTTCATTACATTTATTTATTCAATGTGCACAACGGTTTGTATTGATATGGAAATGAACATGGATCAGGTATATGAGTTAATCCCAGAAAAGTATATGGGGAAAGATATCCAATTTTTAAGTATTAGTTTTGATCCTGAACGGGATGACCCGGAAAGATTGGATGCTTACAAAAATATCTTTACGAACAGTGATGGGGAACTATGGAGAATGGCGAGAATTGAAAACCAGGCGGAGCTGGATTTTTTACTGGATGAGTTTGGCGTCATCGTTATTCCAGATGAGTATGGAAATTTCGCGCATAATTCAGCGTTTTATGTAGTAGATAGACAGGGGACTTTAGTGGAGGTTTTGGATTATAAGAAGATTGAAGAAGCAGCAAATACAGTCATCAGCATTCTCGATGAAGAAGCGGGTGTGTAG